One Fibrobacter sp. UWR2 DNA window includes the following coding sequences:
- a CDS encoding fibrobacter succinogenes major paralogous domain-containing protein: MRWRIFALVAFLCLAACGDDDSDFTTRPDGKESSSSDVSSSSDSPQSSDGETSVSSSSSAKSSSSSVASSSCSSGGYVEPSAVVVGSMTDERDGQTYKTVTIGTQTWMAENLNYAYTDVPYEYEKAKEVFTSDSTSWCYNDSAEYCAKYGRLYTWAAAMDSVGEWSANGKDCGFGKSCSPTYPVRGICPKGWHLPDLTEWRTLATAVERAERLRSTSGWDGSGNGTDSYSFSALPAGDREYNGNYVGEGGRVDFWSSTENSTYSTYQINVSYIGTAMSMVTYSKYGGFSVRCLKD; this comes from the coding sequence ATGAGATGGAGAATTTTTGCCCTGGTTGCATTCCTGTGTCTGGCCGCTTGCGGTGACGACGACAGCGATTTTACGACTCGCCCGGACGGGAAGGAATCTTCGTCGAGCGACGTTTCCTCGTCCAGCGATTCACCGCAGTCGAGCGATGGCGAGACAAGTGTGTCCAGCAGCAGTTCTGCGAAATCGTCATCGTCGAGTGTTGCTTCAAGTAGCTGTTCTAGCGGTGGCTACGTAGAGCCTTCCGCTGTGGTTGTGGGATCTATGACCGACGAACGCGATGGCCAAACCTATAAGACTGTGACCATTGGTACGCAGACGTGGATGGCGGAGAATTTGAACTACGCATACACTGACGTTCCTTATGAATATGAGAAAGCCAAAGAGGTGTTCACCTCCGATTCTACTAGCTGGTGCTATAATGATTCTGCAGAATATTGTGCTAAGTACGGTCGCCTTTATACGTGGGCAGCCGCGATGGACAGCGTGGGCGAGTGGTCTGCAAACGGCAAGGATTGTGGCTTTGGCAAGAGCTGTTCTCCGACTTATCCGGTACGTGGAATTTGTCCCAAGGGTTGGCACTTGCCGGATTTGACGGAATGGAGAACGCTGGCTACCGCAGTTGAACGAGCTGAGAGACTCAGATCTACTAGCGGCTGGGATGGTAGCGGCAACGGCACGGACTCCTATTCCTTCTCGGCGTTGCCTGCCGGCGACAGGGAGTACAATGGGAATTATGTCGGCGAGGGCGGCCGCGTAGACTTTTGGAGTTCTACTGAGAATAGCACGTACAGCACGTACCAGATAAACGTGAGCTACATCGGTACCGCCATGAGCATGGTCACCTACAGCAAGTACGGCGGTTTCTCCGTCCGTTGCCTCAAGGATTAG